In one window of Nitrospirota bacterium DNA:
- a CDS encoding aminofutalosine synthase MqnE codes for AQLCLLFGADDLDGTVVEEKITHSAGAISEKAISKDELINLIEKAGKVPVERDSFYKEVRYESSMRK; via the coding sequence GCCCAGTTGTGCCTCCTTTTTGGAGCCGATGACCTGGATGGCACAGTTGTAGAGGAAAAGATTACCCATTCAGCAGGTGCAATCTCAGAGAAGGCCATTTCAAAAGATGAATTGATAAATCTCATAGAAAAGGCGGGCAAGGTGCCTGTTGAGAGGGACTCGTTTTATAAAGAGGTTCGGTACGAATCTTCGATGAGAAAATGA